The window CTTCCTTGGCGACAGTCTCACCGGAGAGACCAAAGCCATGCAATACTAAACTCCACTTTTGCCCTTAGAAGAAACTCCTCTAGCTCAGGTTTAAGGCATGTGAGAGGGGAAAGATCTCACCTTTTCTGTGAAGACAATGAGAATTGTAGTTCAGAGTCTCTCAATCAGAACACTCTTACCAGAGCTAAAAGTGGGGAGCAGAAGGAATTTTCATCCCATAAAGCTCAGTAGACCCTGAAAACACCACTTGCATACTCTTAGTCAAGCTAGCATGCAATGTACAAGGGCGACAAGCTTCAGAGCATACGCTGTGCACTAGCTAGGGCCCTGAAAGCGCCCACTCCACTGTGCTATAAGATTATGCAATTAGGTACCTGAGAGAGGTTCTGTGCTTTCCTCCTAAGCATCCTACAATGGCCACTACTTGAGATGGGATATTGAATGCAGAGGGACTGGCCTTTTCTGATGTGACAATTCTTACATACCCTGTTTCTTCTCTGTGGTGGATCAGGGAACGACAGTCATCACTAATTTGTCTTCGGTGCTGAAGGATGAAACGGTTTGGGAGAAGCCGCATCAATTCTACCCGGAGCACTTCCTGGATGCAGCTGGGCAGTTTGTGAAGCGAGAGGCCTTCCTGCCTTTCTCAGCAGGTAAATCCAAGGGGAGGAGCAACTGGGAGAGGCCGTCCCTCTGGAAATGAGGTACAGTGCATGAGATGTGACCCACTACTGTTATGGGAAAGTGCGTCTCCTTTAAAGCAAGATGTCCCTCTCATCATGAGAGCATCTTCCTCATGTGGAAGATCAGCGCAATCAGTGCTGAGATGGGCCTGTTCTACAGTGCCCTGGTGGTATCAGTATATGCAACCTCTGCATAATAACTCCCTCTCTCTATTTCTCCAGTGCAGAAACTCTGTCCTTGAAATACTGTATTTAGGGTCAAGCCTTGAGAGTCTGAGCAGCTTGTCCCAGAGGCCTATGTAAACCACTCGGCCAAAGGAAAGCAGTCTTGTATTCTATATTCTGTAGTAAGCTGGGCAACCCGCACCATAATTAATTCATTGCTCATCTTCTACAGCTGTAGTTATTTAAATAGAAGATCTACTTATTAaaaatcaattccagttgtttatGTAACAAACCCACCTACCTAATCCCTGAGGAACGAGGAACTGCCAGTTAAGGAGGACCTACATCCCTTAAGCCAATACACCCATCCGTCACGTTAGGCTCTGTTCTTCATTAGCAGGCTGCATCTCCCCAGAGAAATTACTTCATACTCCATTAGACACAAGGACATACTGAATGCAACACATTAATTGCTTCTGCACTGTAACCGAAAACCTTAACTACAAGCCCAGGAATCTGTTTAGAAACAGTGTGCACACAGGTGAGGTGTGTGTTATTGGGAAAAGGATGGGATCATAGTTAGGGACTTCTGATAAAGCATGATCAAAATTGTTGTGTGCCACGTACTTCTTTATCAGTTGCAAGGCACCTGATCAAAGGAAGGCCTTTGTTACTGGAGGCCCTGGGACCACTGCAGTGGGGTATATGGATCAGTAGGGGATAAAGGGGAGATGGATGTTCCCAGTTTCCTGTATGCTCCCAACTCATCAGAGAGATGAGAAGAGGGAACTACTGATTCTCTGATACACAcctatcataactttagtcccagatttggaccttagcgtccaaaatatgggggttagcatgaaaacctccaagcttagttaccagcttggacctggtacttgctgccaccacccaaaaaattagagtgttttggggcactctggtccccctgaaaaaccttccctggggaccccaagacccaaatcccttgagtctcacaacaaagggaaataatcctttttcccttcccccctccaggtgctcctggagagatacacagacacaagctctgtgaatccaaacagagtgactccccctctccgttcccagtcctggaaacacaagcactttcctcttcacccagagggaatgcaaaatcaggctagcaaatccaacacacacagatctccccctgatttcttcctcccaccaattccctggtgagtacagactcaatttccctgaaattgcccagtaaagaaaactttaacaggttttaaaaagaaagctttatataaaaaagaaagaaaaatacatacaaatggtctctctgtattaaggtgacaaaatacagggttaattgcttaaaagaaatatgaataaacagccttattcacaaagaatacaaatcaaagcactccagcacttatattcatgcaaataccaaagaaaagaaaccatataacttactatctgatctctttgtccttacacttagaaacagaagattagaaatcagaaactacttctccaaagctcagagaaagcagtcagacagacaacaaaaacctcagacacaaaattccctccacccaaagttgaaaaaatccggtttcctgattggtcctctggtcaggtgcttcaggtgaatgagacattaactcttagctatctgtttatgacacgccccccaaattgcagacagtggggaagctcactggcggcgatttcctcctagaactgtaaaataaacagattaatacaacacatgcacctttacatatactactaagtatataactaacagacttctacattttaagaacactttttaactactgaaatctgggaaactctcacgggagagtgcatcagcaactttgttagaagctcctgtgatgtgttgaatttcaaaatcaaaatcttggagagctaaactccaacgaagaagtttcttgttgttccccttggcagtatgaagccactttagtgcagcatggtcagtttgtagttggaaccgccatccctaaacatatgggcgtagcttttccagggcgtacacaatggcatagcattccttttcactgactgaccagtgactttccctctcagacagtttcttgctgagaaacacgacaggatggaagttgtgatctgttgcttcctgcatgagcactgctcctataccacgctcagatgcatccgtggttactaggaatggcttgtcaaagtccggggccctgagtacagggtcagacatgagcgttgccttaagttgggtaaaggccttttgacactcatcagtccacttaactgcatttggctgggtctttttggtcaggtcggtcagtggggcagcgatttggctgtagtgtggtacaaatcgcctgtagtatccggccaagcctaagaaggattggacctgtttctttgaccttgggacaggccacttttggatagcatccaccttggcctgtagggggtttatggttcttcgacccacctggtgccccaggtaagtcactctgttttggcctatttgacactttttggccttaacagttagtccggcctgcctgatgcgctcaaagaccttttccaggtgtagtaggtgttcgggccaggagtctgaaaaaatggccacatcatcgaggtaggcaactgcaaattctcccagtcctgctagtagaccatctaccagcctctggaaggtggcgggtgcatttcaaaggccgaaaggaaggacattgaattcatacacccccgcatgggtgacgaatgctgacctctccttggcaggttcatctagcggtacttgccagtaccccttggttaagtctattgtagagatgaactgggcacgtcccaacttctccaatagctcattggtgtgtggcattggatagttgtccggacgagttaccgcatttagcttacggtagtccacgcaaaagcgtatttccccatctggtttgggtaccagaaccactggagatgcccatgcactggtagatgagcagattatatccatctgtagcatgttctggatctcccgttctatagcagattgggcatgaggagacacccggtagggtggggttctgattgggtgagcattacctgtgtcaatggagtggtatgcccgttcagtccatcctggggtggctgagaacaatggggcgaagctagtgcacagctccttgatttgtcgccgctgcagacgttccagggtggttgagaggttcacctcttccacgccaccgtcttttttcccgtcgtagtagacaccgtcaggccactcagcatcatctccctggactgtaaactgacaaacctgtaagtctctggaatagaaaggcttgagagaattaacatggtaaactctaggttttagtgaggaattgggaaatgctatgaggtagtttacagttcccaggcgctcttggaccatgaatggcccttcccatgatgcttccatctatgggcctgttgcgccttcaagaccataacctggtctcctaccttgaaggaacgttctctggcatgtctgtcataccaggccttttgctcttcctgagcattttttaggttctctctagcaagggctaaagagtgtcggagggtgctttgtaggttgcttacaaagtccagaatgttagttcctggagaaggcataaacccctcccattgctgcttcaccaactgtaatggccccttaagctcgtgaccatacacaagttcaaatggtgaaaaccctaaactgggatgtggtacagccctgtaggcaaacagcaactgctgcaacactaggtcccaattattggagaattcgttgatgaattttcgtatcatggcccccaaagttccattgaacctttccaccaggccattggtttgatggtggtacggggtggcaaccaagtgattcatcccatgagtttcccacagtttttccatggtccctgccaggaaattagaccctgaatctgtaaggatgtcggagggccaacctaccctggcaaagatgtctgttagggccaggcacacagtgttagccctggtgttgcctagagctactgcttccggccatcgggtagcaaagtccactaaagtcagtacgtactgctttcctctgggcgtcttttttgggaaagggcccagaatatccacagctactcgctgaaatgggacctcaattatggggagtggctggagaggggccttgacctggtcttgaggctttcccactctttggcacacctcacaagaccggacatacttggcaacgtccttgcccatcccctcccagtggaaggacttccccaaccggtccttggttctgttcaccccagcatggccactgggatgatcatgggctaagcttaagagcttcccctggtacttagttggaaccaccaactgtttttgcggctgccattcttcccggtgtccaccagaaagaatttccttgtataaaagtccttggtctataacaaaccgggatcgattagaagagctgagaggcggtggggtgctccgtgccgccgcccaagctttctgaaggctgtcatctgcttcctgctcagtctggaactgttcccttgaggctggggtcaccagttcttcctcagactgtggacttgggcttggtccctctggaagcgatgtaggtaatggggttgtttccgttgctggtgaaccgctctccgctggtgcacctgaggttatttcaggctctggctgagccttttgggtatggctgtctgttgcttctgccagttttggctcgctggcgtcCTCTGGCtttgaggttgaagatgtggttgcatttgctggtgctggttgctgttccagttccgggcctgggactggaggtgttgtggctgtttcagtggttggcatggaatccgggtccactacctctgtctgggtctctggtaacccagacggggcgtctgtggacggttcaggaacaggaatgggtctggaagcttgcctggtttggctacgtgtaaccattcccactcgcttggcccgcttcacctggttggccaagtcttcccccagtagcatggggataggataattgtcatagactgcaaaagtccacattcctgaccagcctttgtactggacaggcagttgagctgtagccaagtctacagcttgtgacatgaaggggtaaattgtaactttggcctttgggttgatgaatttggggtcaacgaaggattggtggatagctgacacttgtgcccccgtgtctctccatgcagtaaccttctttccgcccactctcaaattttcccttcactccaagggtatttgagaggcatctgggcctggggatctttggtgtgatggtggtgtaatgaattgcactcgcatggtgttctttggacagttggccttgatatgtcccagttcattacacttaaagcatcttccatctgatgggtcactgggccgaggtgagttactggagactggcgaggtggaagaatagggtgtctgtggctttacttgggtggtatgtggggtctttggctgtcctcggttgtagggtttatggtcggtgtgccccctggggtatttgttccccttgacagtagctttcttgctttctgccacttccatccatctggctccaatctcccccgcctcagcgagatttttgggttttccatcttgtatgtaccgtgttatgtcctcaggaacaccatccaagaactgctccatttgtatgaggaggtgcagttcttccaaggttttaacattgtgtcctgatatccaggcctcataatttttctcaacgtagtaggcgtgtttgggaaatgacacatctggtttccacttttgggttctgaaacgccgacgggcatgatctggggttatccccattctgtatctggccttggtttgaaaaagtttatagtcgttcatgttctctttaggcatttcagctgccacctctgctaaaggtcctctgagctgtggcctcaattctaccatgtactggtcttcagggatgctgtacccaagacaggctctttcaaaattttccaagaaggcctcggtgttatcacctgccttgtaggtgggaaatttcctgtgctgtggaacgatAATTggtgcagggttgttagggttggctgtgttttgcttagccttttctaattccatggcctgtcggtgggcttccctctggagttccatctctttttgttgtttttccatgtctcggcggtgggctgcatttttggcttcttcttgtttttgtagcctttccatctcttgtttgtgagttgcctcatctctggccatctgtgttctgagcagttccatctgtttttccattgcctcgagctgtactgcctctggttttcgtgacatcgtGTTTTCTTCTGTTgtggtgccctccggtgtttattgtctgaactgcaggctctctgttgcctcctgaagtctgcctagcaacagtgcttattttcctttcttcctctagcgtaaactagaaaaaccactttatttgcatgtatatagtgctggtatttgcctcctaatgggagtgctattgtgtcacaaaagactcttttgtcacagcttaatggctccttgcttaatatgcaagccagaaacttgccagagagagcagaaaaaaaaaattctctctggttcccttttaaaaccaaactgtttctctctccttaaaagcccctagcagagaaaagaaaaatataatattcctactggcttctggattctctcTATCCCActacgctgcacaccatatcataactttagtcccagatttggaccttagcgtccaaaatatgggggttagcatgaaaacctccaagcttagttaccagcttggacctggtacttgctgccaccacccaaaaaattagagtgttttggggcactctggtccccctgaaaaaccttccctggggaccccaagacccaaatcccttgagtctcacaacaaagggaaataatcctttttcccttcccccctccaggtgctcctggagagatacacagacacaagctctgtgaatccaaacagaatgactccccctctccgttcccagtcctggaaacacaagcactttcctcttcacccagagggaatgcaaaatcaggctagcaaatccaacacacacagatctccccctgatttcttcctcccaccaattcc of the Gopherus flavomarginatus isolate rGopFla2 chromosome 1, rGopFla2.mat.asm, whole genome shotgun sequence genome contains:
- the LOC127051808 gene encoding uncharacterized protein LOC127051808 produces the protein MSRKPEAVQLEAMEKQMELLRTQMARDEATHKQEMERLQKQEEAKNAAHRRDMEKQQKEMELQREAHRQAMELEKAKQNTANPNNPAPIIVPQHRKFPTYKAGDNTEAFLENFERACLGYSIPEDQYMVELRPQLRGPLAEVAAEMPKENMNDYKLFQTKARYRMGITPDHARRRFRTQKWKPDVSFPKHAYYVEKNYEAWISGHNVKTLEELHLLIQMEQFLDGVPEDITRYIQDGKPKNLAEAGEIGARWMEVAESKKATVKGNKYPRGHTDHKPYNRGQPKTPHTTQVKPQTPYSSTSPVSSNSPRPSDPSDGRCFKCNELGHIKANCPKNTMRVQFITPPSHQRSPGPDASQIPLE